Proteins encoded together in one Camelina sativa cultivar DH55 chromosome 9, Cs, whole genome shotgun sequence window:
- the LOC104710958 gene encoding probable S-adenosylmethionine-dependent methyltransferase At5g38780, which yields MSTTYSMLGGEGPDSYREHSKYQGALVIAAKENINEVISTKLDIDTSSNLINIADFGCSSGPNTFNAVQIIIDAVELKYKGESNLKDKEFQVFFNDSSNNDFNTLFKTLPPARKYFATGVPGSFFGRVLPRDSLHLGVSSYSLHFISKIPNGIKDRNSSAWNEEIHCSGSSEVVEKLYFEQYKNDVGGFLNARAQEFVSGGLLLLLGSCRLNGNQFFESVEGMMVDYIGSSLNELAKQGIIDQQKLDAFKLPIYATQADDLKQIIEDNGSFTIEAFEKITHGKGEYPLDTNYLTLAFKASLGGSIAALFGQDAMEKTYELVREKTQEMLPQLAKAKPGMQFLIVLRKN from the exons ATGTCGACTACATACTCCATGCTCGGCGGTGAAGGTCCCGATAGTTACCGAGAACATTCGAAATACCAG GGAGCATTGGTTATAGCTGCAAAGGAGAATATCAATGAAGTGATCTCCACGAAACTCGACATCGACACTAGTTCAAATCTCATTAACATAGCAGATTTCGGTTGTTCATCTGGACCGAACACATTCAACGCGGTACAAATCATAATTGATGCTGTGGAACTCAAGTACAAGGGTGAAAGTAATCTCAAGGACAAAGAGTTCCAAGTTTTCTTCAATGATTCTTCCAACAACGATTTCAACACTCTCTTCAAGACACTTCCTCCAGCTAGAAAATATTTCGCAACTGGAGTTCCGGGTTCTTTCTTTGGTCGTGTCCTTCCTAGAGATAGTCTCCATTTGGGGGTTTCTTCTTACTCACTCCATTTCATATCCAAGATTCCCAATGGGATCAAAGACCGTAACTCCTCTGCGTGGAACGAGGAGATACATTGCTCTGGATCTTCAGAAGTGGTTGAAAAATTGTATTTCGAACAATACAAGAACGACGTGGGCGGTTTCCTTAACGCTAGAGCTCAAGAGTTTGTGTCCGGTGGATTGCTATTGCTTCTTGGATCATGTCGTCTAAATGGAAATCAATTCTTTGAATCCGTTGAAGGAATGATGGTTGATTACATTGGATCTTCTCTTAATGAACTTGCTAAACAG gGTATAATAGATCAACAAAAGCTTGACGCTTTCAAATTGCCTATCTATGCTACACAAGCGGATGATTTGAAGCAAATCATCGAGGATAACGGATCTTTCACGATTGAGGCATTCGAGAAGATTACCCACGGGAAGGGAGAGTATCCGTTAGACACCAATTATTTGACGCTCGCGTTTAAGGCCTCACTTGGAGGATCTATAGCTGCACTATTTGGGCAAGATGCTATGGAGAAAACGTATGAGCTTGTGAGAGAGAAGACACAAGAAATGCTTCCTCAATTAGCCAAAGCCAAACCCGGAATGCAGTTCCTCATTGTGCTTCGAAAGAACTAA